One genomic segment of Polyangia bacterium includes these proteins:
- a CDS encoding YhbY family RNA-binding protein — MVSPSTVSLKKKSLMPSSALRSKLRGAGHALSAIVQIGKDGTTAAVLKQLGQALRDHELVKVKIGSECPESRFEVAEQIAIQSGADLAQILGRTVLVYKRDPEKSRFELRAVPRAEASREKSKHPKGKSV, encoded by the coding sequence ATGGTGTCGCCCTCGACCGTCAGCCTCAAGAAGAAAAGCCTCATGCCGTCCAGCGCCCTGCGCAGCAAGCTGCGCGGCGCCGGGCACGCTTTATCCGCGATCGTTCAGATCGGCAAGGACGGAACCACCGCCGCCGTATTGAAACAATTGGGCCAGGCATTGCGCGATCACGAACTGGTCAAAGTGAAGATCGGCAGCGAATGCCCGGAGAGTCGATTCGAAGTCGCCGAACAGATCGCGATTCAATCGGGAGCGGACCTGGCCCAGATCCTCGGTCGAACGGTGCTGGTTTACAAACGCGACCCGGAAAAGTCGCGCTTCGAACTGCGCGCCGTCCCGCGCGCGGAGGCGTCCCGAGAAAAATCGAAACACCCGAAGGGGAAATCGGTCTAG